Proteins encoded together in one Desulfovibrio aminophilus window:
- a CDS encoding PEP/pyruvate-binding domain-containing protein codes for MAGIFRALGDLLRGSRPEPPSPARLEALRAGYRARCESFRRLLAANNAALDIMASMEEALRGQKPFGMTFVRGQCARVAANVFQIVRQLSILADGRYDALFERLKAIQAAVAPHLESRSGGSGGPLVLPLAETGVHLADEVGGKMSSLGEIVRRLGRRIPPGFAVTASGYRRFMEASDLQAEIDRRIQTADASRLDELFALSSALQKLILAAPLPGDLERAILEAYRNLETQAGEGVRVALRSSAVGEDALGASFAGQYQSELNVPADEILETYKEIVASKYGLTAMTYRLTRGIPDEDVAMCVGCMAMVGAEAGGVAYSRDPLDIRGGAVVVNAVHGLPKAVVDGSFDPDVFLVERGEPMRLARAEVADKPTKYVCDPAQGIALVDVPPGEAGAPSLSEAQVLEVAALAADMEEFYGLPQDIEFALAPDGGIVLLQSRPLHESGRREEAAPPDTRLPVLLSGGTTAAPGVGCGPAFAVRKDADALRFPDGAVLVAAQAHPRWAPLLSRAAAVVCEAGSAAGHLANVAREYGVPALLGVAGALEALDGAGEVTVDADNRRVHPGRAEELLALRPAPRNLMEGSPVHAALAGACAHIVPLNLIDPDAPDFTPEHCRTLHDVTRFCHEKSVREMFLEGEQAGLEGFSKQLTCGKSKLKYWVIDLEDGFDGPVEGRFVDIARIASGPMRALWRGMTAVPWAGPPAADARGFLAVVAGAASNPELEPTVASAFTVKNYFMISKEFCNLQSRFGFHFCTVEAQAGDDPQENYVSFQFKGGAADLPRRRSRALLVAGLLEERDFRVEVREDALFARLEGLDQAATLDRVAVLGYVVIHTRQLDMAMGNEAVIGPLREKMEKDIAGLSG; via the coding sequence ATGGCGGGCATTTTCCGGGCATTGGGCGACCTTCTGCGCGGCTCGCGGCCCGAACCGCCGTCCCCCGCCCGCCTGGAGGCCCTGCGCGCCGGGTACCGCGCCCGCTGCGAGAGCTTCCGCCGCCTCCTGGCCGCCAACAACGCCGCCCTGGACATCATGGCCTCCATGGAGGAGGCCCTGCGCGGCCAGAAGCCGTTCGGCATGACCTTCGTGCGCGGCCAGTGCGCCCGCGTGGCCGCCAACGTCTTCCAGATCGTCCGCCAGCTCTCGATCCTCGCCGATGGGCGCTACGACGCCCTGTTCGAGCGCCTGAAGGCCATCCAGGCCGCCGTGGCCCCGCACCTGGAATCCCGCTCCGGCGGCTCCGGCGGGCCCCTGGTCCTGCCCCTGGCCGAGACCGGGGTGCACCTGGCCGACGAGGTGGGCGGCAAGATGTCCAGCCTGGGCGAGATCGTCCGCCGCCTGGGCCGCCGCATCCCCCCGGGCTTCGCGGTCACGGCCTCGGGCTACCGCCGCTTCATGGAGGCCTCCGACCTCCAGGCCGAGATCGACCGCCGCATCCAGACCGCCGACGCCTCCCGCCTGGACGAGTTGTTCGCCCTGTCCTCCGCGCTCCAGAAGCTCATCCTGGCCGCGCCCCTGCCCGGGGACCTGGAGCGGGCCATCCTGGAGGCCTACCGGAACCTGGAGACCCAGGCCGGGGAGGGCGTGCGGGTGGCCCTGCGCAGCAGCGCCGTGGGCGAGGACGCCCTGGGGGCCTCCTTCGCCGGGCAGTACCAGTCCGAGCTGAACGTGCCCGCCGACGAAATCCTGGAGACCTACAAGGAGATCGTGGCCAGCAAGTACGGCCTCACGGCCATGACCTACCGGCTCACGCGCGGCATCCCGGACGAGGACGTGGCCATGTGCGTGGGCTGCATGGCCATGGTCGGGGCCGAGGCCGGGGGCGTGGCCTACAGCCGCGATCCCCTGGACATCCGGGGCGGGGCCGTGGTGGTCAACGCCGTGCACGGCCTGCCCAAGGCCGTGGTGGACGGCAGCTTCGACCCGGACGTGTTCCTGGTCGAGCGCGGCGAGCCCATGCGCCTGGCGCGCGCAGAGGTGGCCGACAAGCCCACCAAGTACGTCTGCGACCCGGCCCAGGGCATCGCCCTGGTGGACGTGCCGCCCGGAGAGGCCGGGGCCCCCTCGCTCAGCGAGGCCCAGGTCCTGGAGGTGGCGGCCCTGGCCGCGGACATGGAGGAATTCTACGGCCTGCCCCAGGACATCGAGTTCGCCCTGGCCCCGGACGGCGGGATCGTGTTGCTGCAGAGCCGCCCCCTGCACGAGAGCGGGCGGCGGGAAGAGGCCGCGCCGCCGGACACGCGCCTGCCCGTGCTCCTCTCCGGCGGGACCACGGCGGCCCCGGGCGTGGGCTGCGGCCCGGCCTTCGCGGTGCGCAAGGACGCCGACGCCCTGCGCTTCCCGGACGGCGCGGTGCTTGTGGCGGCCCAGGCCCACCCGCGCTGGGCCCCGCTGCTCTCGCGGGCGGCGGCCGTGGTCTGCGAGGCGGGCAGCGCGGCCGGGCACCTGGCCAACGTGGCCCGCGAATACGGCGTCCCGGCCCTGCTCGGCGTGGCGGGCGCGCTGGAGGCCCTGGACGGCGCGGGCGAGGTCACGGTGGACGCGGACAACCGCCGCGTGCATCCGGGCCGGGCCGAGGAGTTGCTGGCCCTGCGCCCGGCCCCGCGCAACCTCATGGAGGGCAGCCCGGTGCACGCCGCCCTGGCCGGGGCCTGCGCCCACATCGTGCCCCTGAACCTCATCGACCCCGACGCGCCCGATTTCACGCCGGAGCATTGCCGGACCCTGCACGACGTCACCCGCTTCTGCCACGAGAAGAGCGTGCGCGAGATGTTCCTGGAGGGCGAGCAGGCGGGCCTGGAGGGCTTCAGCAAGCAGCTCACCTGCGGCAAGAGCAAGCTCAAGTATTGGGTCATCGACCTGGAGGACGGCTTCGACGGTCCGGTGGAAGGCCGCTTCGTGGACATCGCGCGCATCGCCTCCGGGCCCATGCGCGCGCTCTGGCGGGGCATGACCGCCGTGCCCTGGGCCGGGCCACCGGCGGCCGACGCCCGGGGCTTCCTCGCCGTGGTGGCGGGCGCGGCCAGCAACCCGGAGCTGGAGCCGACCGTGGCCAGCGCCTTCACGGTCAAGAACTACTTCATGATCTCCAAGGAGTTCTGCAACCTCCAGTCCCGCTTCGGATTCCACTTCTGCACCGTGGAGGCCCAGGCCGGGGACGACCCCCAGGAGAACTACGTCAGCTTCCAGTTCAAGGGCGGAGCCGCCGACCTGCCGCGCCGCCGGA
- a CDS encoding response regulator: MHILLVDDETEFLELMTKRLDRRNFQVTTAATGEAALEALAGTPVDVVVLDVRMPGMGGIETLRRIKEAAPGTEVILLTGHANMEVAVEGMELGAFDYLLKPVAINDLIFKIQDAAKKSGKQT, translated from the coding sequence ATGCATATTCTTCTGGTGGACGACGAGACGGAGTTCCTGGAGCTGATGACCAAGCGCCTGGACCGCCGCAACTTCCAGGTGACCACGGCGGCCACCGGCGAGGCGGCCCTGGAGGCGTTGGCCGGGACCCCGGTGGACGTGGTGGTCCTGGACGTGCGCATGCCCGGCATGGGCGGCATCGAGACCCTGCGGCGGATCAAGGAGGCGGCCCCAGGCACCGAGGTGATCCTGCTCACCGGCCACGCCAACATGGAAGTGGCCGTGGAGGGCATGGAGCTGGGGGCCTTCGACTACCTGCTCAAGCCCGTGGCCATCAACGACCTCATCTTCAAGATTCAGGACGCGGCGAAGAAATCCGGCAAGCAGACCTGA
- a CDS encoding sulfite exporter TauE/SafE family protein: MEWLYMHMPIAGVNIFWPGLVLIGFAVGVIGGFFGMAGAWMVTPGLNILGFPMAFAIGTDMAHIAGKSMISTVRHSKFGNVDYKLGIVMLAGTMIGIECGAQIVMHLERLGNLGSVVRWVYVLLLLLIAWMVFYDYAKAVNKKKKGITGEHGTEGITWYKTMHKINIPPMMHFKAAGITCSFWLPTMVSLITGILAGFLGIGGGLFRMPALIYLIGCPTHISVGTDLFEVMISGLYGAFTYALKGRIEMVAVFVMLTGAAVGAQIGTIATKYAKGYGIRIVFGCAVLCCMISIILKQFKFNAASAVIILGAISVICIVIIKVMVSGAANELREKRNAKNSAA; this comes from the coding sequence ATGGAATGGTTGTATATGCACATGCCCATCGCGGGCGTGAACATTTTCTGGCCCGGACTGGTGCTCATCGGGTTCGCCGTGGGCGTCATCGGCGGCTTCTTCGGCATGGCGGGCGCCTGGATGGTCACCCCGGGCCTGAACATCCTGGGTTTCCCCATGGCCTTCGCCATCGGAACGGACATGGCCCACATCGCGGGCAAGTCCATGATCTCCACGGTGCGCCACTCGAAGTTCGGCAACGTGGACTATAAACTCGGCATCGTCATGCTGGCCGGAACCATGATCGGCATCGAGTGCGGCGCCCAGATCGTCATGCATCTTGAGCGCCTCGGGAACCTCGGATCCGTGGTCCGCTGGGTCTACGTGCTGCTGCTCCTGCTCATCGCCTGGATGGTCTTCTACGACTACGCCAAGGCCGTGAACAAGAAGAAGAAGGGCATCACCGGCGAGCACGGCACCGAGGGCATCACCTGGTACAAGACCATGCACAAGATCAACATCCCGCCGATGATGCACTTCAAGGCCGCCGGCATCACCTGCTCGTTCTGGCTGCCCACCATGGTCAGCCTGATCACCGGCATCCTGGCCGGCTTCCTGGGCATCGGCGGCGGCCTGTTCCGCATGCCCGCCCTGATCTACCTCATCGGTTGCCCGACCCACATCTCCGTGGGCACGGACCTCTTCGAGGTCATGATCTCCGGCCTGTACGGCGCGTTCACCTACGCCCTGAAGGGCCGCATCGAGATGGTCGCGGTGTTCGTCATGCTCACCGGCGCGGCCGTGGGCGCCCAGATCGGCACCATCGCCACCAAGTACGCCAAGGGTTACGGCATCCGCATCGTCTTCGGCTGCGCCGTGCTCTGCTGCATGATTTCAATCATCCTCAAGCAGTTCAAGTTCAACGCCGCCTCGGCCGTGATCATTCTCGGCGCCATCTCCGTGATCTGCATCGTGATCATCAAGGTCATGGTCAGCGGCGCGGCCAATGAGCTGCGGGAAAAGAGAAACGCCAAGAACAGCGCGGCCTGA
- a CDS encoding DVU0150 family protein has protein sequence MLKRTAKLLPLILALLAVLPQLVWAGGGGASELVVVADTRVVKNVVLHYFADLYNMNLLLNAIWAVVLTAGYGAFLGFLMDFFISRCGLDLTKRSIVEH, from the coding sequence ATGCTGAAGAGAACGGCGAAGCTTCTTCCCCTGATTCTGGCATTGCTGGCCGTGCTGCCCCAGCTCGTCTGGGCCGGCGGCGGAGGCGCTTCCGAACTCGTGGTCGTGGCGGACACGCGGGTCGTGAAGAACGTGGTCCTGCACTACTTCGCGGACCTCTACAACATGAATTTGCTGCTCAACGCCATCTGGGCGGTGGTCCTCACCGCCGGTTACGGCGCTTTCCTGGGATTCCTGATGGACTTCTTCATTTCGCGTTGCGGTTTGGACCTGACCAAGCGCAGCATCGTGGAACACTAG
- a CDS encoding sigma 54-interacting transcriptional regulator codes for MTGLPFAGTLRQLFANLSIRAKLLVTVIPSVVLILAVTGYATYRISSSFIETALERTVRVQNMATAQALTRRLEQCRTALLLFSQNELSPESMREFLAKEMTLGAPMFREFAFLPTGSAPAIFFLVQDGQILRIQSERLREIRPNPILAVEKAAVLEHGAVWISPIVTTEYPAIGEGEAAKRTAAPVIRLVTPCDGGSAGKGLLVLSLDARDLRNLLSVYNSPKSPLWAFTRSGELRYHFLLDLDGWILLQSGDPDRAGDDLATYLARSGYEGTLGRAHLPMAFRPNEVFSQFWTMISDLRDGKNGGYVGENGGGDFAGSRTYFMAYAPVYFTPVQGEPPQVYAGLAFLDRSKLTLAAGYKHLDVMFLITLLTIAAVAGMVFFLAKAVTSPILRLAKAVGEADLTGGLQEIDLPSSGYETNLLKRAVNKMLAALRLQLEEIRIRDQAIHNQSLNQRVVEDDDAPEPGEGQNPIPGILGAGPKVEELRSDILKAARVDVDVLIIGETGTGKQLAAEAIHNLSSRADKPFISINCGALDENLLLDTLFGHVKGAFTEAKTDRKGAFLEADGGTLFLDEIQSASPKVQQALLRSVAMRKIKPLGSDQELDVDVRLVAATNADLTELIERRLFREDLYFRLKVITLHTPALREHKESIPILARAYLRQAENLVNKQGLALSRGALEKMKSYNWPGNIRELINCITRAAVMAEGDLILAEDVRLEGDGRGQAGGDGAARLLAARPAAKPGAAGEARTPSSPRQPARPLESYLPEGVRLSARQLKVLPLIVARGEVTRNDYQELAGGGLPSRTAIYDLQDLVKKGVLLREGRGPATRYVLARSRE; via the coding sequence ATGACTGGACTGCCTTTCGCCGGAACGCTGCGGCAACTCTTCGCCAATCTGAGCATCCGGGCCAAGCTCCTGGTCACCGTGATCCCCTCCGTGGTCCTCATCCTGGCTGTCACCGGCTACGCAACATACAGGATTTCAAGCAGTTTCATCGAAACGGCCCTGGAGAGGACCGTCCGGGTCCAGAACATGGCCACGGCCCAGGCCCTGACCCGCCGTCTGGAGCAATGCCGCACCGCCCTCCTCCTGTTCTCGCAAAACGAACTCTCTCCCGAAAGCATGCGGGAGTTTCTCGCAAAGGAAATGACCCTCGGCGCCCCGATGTTCCGGGAGTTCGCCTTTCTGCCGACAGGCAGCGCGCCGGCCATATTCTTCCTGGTCCAGGACGGACAGATCCTGCGGATTCAGTCGGAGCGCTTGCGCGAAATCCGGCCCAATCCGATCCTCGCGGTGGAAAAGGCCGCCGTCTTGGAACACGGCGCGGTCTGGATCTCGCCCATCGTGACCACCGAGTACCCGGCCATCGGCGAAGGCGAGGCGGCCAAGCGCACGGCCGCGCCGGTGATCCGCCTGGTCACGCCCTGCGACGGGGGATCGGCGGGCAAGGGTCTGCTCGTCCTCTCCCTGGACGCCCGCGACCTGCGCAATCTCCTCTCGGTCTACAACTCTCCCAAGTCCCCGCTCTGGGCCTTCACCCGCAGCGGGGAACTGCGCTACCACTTCCTTTTGGACCTGGACGGCTGGATTCTGCTCCAGTCCGGCGACCCGGACCGGGCCGGAGATGATCTGGCAACATATCTGGCAAGATCCGGCTACGAGGGGACCCTGGGACGGGCGCACCTGCCCATGGCCTTTCGCCCCAACGAGGTCTTCTCCCAGTTCTGGACCATGATTTCCGACCTGCGCGACGGCAAGAACGGCGGCTACGTCGGGGAGAACGGCGGCGGAGATTTCGCGGGGTCGCGCACCTACTTCATGGCCTACGCCCCGGTCTACTTCACTCCGGTCCAGGGCGAGCCGCCCCAGGTGTACGCCGGGCTGGCCTTCCTGGACCGCAGCAAGCTCACCCTGGCCGCGGGCTACAAGCACCTGGACGTGATGTTCCTCATCACCCTGCTGACCATCGCGGCCGTGGCCGGAATGGTCTTCTTCCTGGCCAAGGCCGTGACCTCGCCCATCCTGCGCCTGGCCAAGGCCGTGGGCGAGGCCGACCTCACCGGCGGGCTCCAGGAGATCGACCTGCCCTCCTCCGGATATGAAACAAACCTCCTCAAGCGGGCCGTGAACAAGATGCTCGCGGCGCTCCGCCTGCAGTTGGAGGAGATCCGCATCCGCGACCAGGCCATCCACAACCAGAGCCTGAACCAACGCGTCGTCGAGGACGACGACGCGCCGGAACCCGGCGAGGGCCAGAACCCCATCCCCGGCATCCTCGGGGCCGGGCCCAAGGTGGAGGAGCTGCGCTCGGACATCCTCAAGGCCGCGCGCGTGGACGTGGACGTGCTCATCATCGGCGAGACCGGAACCGGCAAGCAGCTGGCGGCCGAGGCCATCCACAACCTGAGCTCCCGCGCCGACAAGCCCTTCATCTCCATCAACTGCGGGGCCCTGGACGAGAACCTGCTCCTGGACACCCTCTTCGGCCACGTGAAGGGCGCCTTCACCGAGGCCAAGACCGACCGCAAGGGCGCGTTCCTGGAGGCCGACGGCGGAACCCTCTTCCTGGACGAGATCCAGTCCGCCTCGCCCAAGGTCCAGCAGGCCCTGCTGCGCTCGGTGGCCATGCGCAAGATCAAGCCGCTGGGCAGCGACCAGGAGCTGGATGTGGACGTGCGCCTGGTGGCCGCCACCAACGCGGACCTCACCGAGCTCATCGAGCGGCGGCTGTTCCGCGAGGACCTCTACTTCCGGCTCAAGGTCATCACCCTGCACACCCCGGCCCTGCGCGAGCACAAGGAGAGCATCCCGATCCTGGCCCGGGCCTACCTGCGCCAGGCCGAGAACCTGGTGAACAAGCAGGGCCTGGCCCTGTCCCGGGGCGCGCTGGAGAAGATGAAGAGCTACAACTGGCCGGGCAACATCCGCGAACTCATCAACTGCATCACCCGGGCGGCGGTCATGGCCGAGGGCGACCTGATCCTGGCCGAGGACGTGCGCCTGGAGGGCGACGGCCGGGGACAGGCGGGCGGCGACGGCGCGGCCCGGCTCCTGGCCGCGCGGCCGGCGGCGAAACCCGGCGCGGCGGGCGAGGCGCGCACCCCCTCCAGCCCGCGGCAGCCCGCGCGGCCGCTGGAGAGCTACCTGCCCGAGGGCGTGCGGCTCAGCGCGCGCCAACTCAAGGTTCTGCCGCTCATCGTGGCCCGTGGCGAGGTGACGCGCAACGACTACCAGGAGTTGGCCGGAGGCGGCCTGCCGTCGCGCACGGCGATCTACGATCTCCAGGACCTGGTCAAGAAGGGCGTGCTCCTGCGCGAGGGGCGCGGACCGGCCACGCGCTACGTGCTGGCCCGAAGCCGGGAATAG
- a CDS encoding PEP/pyruvate-binding domain-containing protein, with protein sequence MLRRLFKRKNRDPHLAAGLFKAKYSQFKALLESNSELLQLLTDLEQKLRGDTVFGMAYVRSQASRIVFHAVRMVNNFDKLSSGRLPALREVAGRLSAEVASLAEIKRHETAVGYILPYPAVSRDLVDSVGGKNANLGEIAGRAGLPIPDGFAITTAGYEAFLRHGGFLDEVKRLELEVDPADPETMVAASEGIQRLFLMADAPDDLAQAILSAYAELCARRGAGPEGLPISMRSSAIGEDSELSFAGQYLSVLNVRPDRILDNYRRILASLFTPRAIAYRLHKGIPAEDIAMSVACLEMVEAKASGVMYSRHPFDLLDENVLINAVWGLGPYAVDGIVTPDVYRLTKEDEPTILEMRVAVKDRRLVARPGGVLEDERVPGDEAARPCLNEDQARLLASYAARLERHYHCPQDIEWALNTEGGLVLLQARPLRAEAGSGPRPTTGPVPGRDILLEGGDAACPGIGSGPVRHVWPDSDLATFPEGAVLVAEHSSPKYALILQRIQAVVTNAGSVTGHMASLAREYGVPSLLNTRTATDMLKEGEIVTVDAFSGRVYRGEVPELLRLRQDKGRFMKDTPVYEILRRLGDLVTPLNLTDPRSPDFRPEGCRTVHDLMRLIHELSYGEMFAISDLAADHGTFAVKLAAALPLDLYLIDLGGGLADAGGWTRRVRPDQVTSAPFKALLAGMLLPELRHAEPRPVDMKGFFSVMSQQMLTNPEGAERFGDKSYALISDKYLNFSSRVGYHYSVLDAYCGQTMNKNYVSFQFKGGAADDVRKNRRVRAIARILEEHDFNVEVAGDRVVARFQKYDAEATAARLDMLGRLLIFTRQMDMLMIDEGSVRRVSQCFLDEDYHYEGNGPSCSRQGQG encoded by the coding sequence ATGCTGCGTCGGCTCTTCAAACGCAAGAACCGGGACCCGCACCTGGCGGCCGGGCTGTTCAAGGCCAAGTATTCCCAGTTCAAGGCCCTGCTGGAGTCCAACTCCGAGCTGCTCCAGCTGCTCACGGACCTGGAGCAGAAGCTGCGCGGGGACACGGTCTTCGGCATGGCCTACGTGCGCTCCCAGGCCTCGCGCATCGTCTTCCACGCCGTGCGCATGGTGAACAATTTCGACAAGCTCTCCTCCGGCCGCCTGCCCGCCCTGCGCGAGGTGGCCGGCCGCCTGAGCGCCGAGGTCGCCTCCCTGGCCGAGATCAAGCGCCACGAGACGGCGGTGGGCTACATCCTGCCCTACCCGGCCGTCTCGCGCGACCTGGTGGACAGCGTGGGCGGCAAGAACGCCAACCTGGGCGAGATCGCGGGCCGCGCCGGGCTGCCCATCCCGGACGGCTTCGCCATCACCACGGCGGGCTACGAGGCCTTCCTGCGCCACGGCGGCTTCCTGGACGAGGTCAAGCGCCTGGAGCTGGAAGTGGACCCGGCCGACCCCGAAACCATGGTCGCGGCCAGCGAGGGCATCCAACGCCTGTTCCTCATGGCCGACGCGCCCGACGACCTGGCCCAGGCCATCCTCTCGGCCTACGCCGAGCTCTGCGCCCGCCGGGGCGCGGGCCCGGAGGGCCTGCCCATCTCCATGCGCAGCAGCGCCATCGGTGAGGACTCCGAGCTGTCCTTCGCCGGGCAGTACCTGAGCGTGCTCAACGTGCGGCCCGACCGCATCCTGGACAACTACCGCCGCATCCTGGCCAGCCTGTTCACGCCCCGGGCCATCGCCTACCGCCTGCACAAGGGCATCCCGGCCGAGGACATCGCCATGAGCGTGGCCTGCCTGGAGATGGTCGAGGCCAAGGCCAGCGGGGTCATGTACTCCCGCCACCCCTTCGACCTGCTGGACGAGAACGTGCTCATCAACGCGGTCTGGGGCCTGGGCCCCTATGCCGTGGACGGGATCGTGACCCCGGACGTGTACCGCCTGACCAAGGAGGACGAGCCCACGATCCTGGAGATGCGCGTGGCGGTCAAGGACCGCCGCCTGGTGGCCCGGCCCGGCGGGGTCCTGGAGGACGAGCGCGTGCCCGGGGACGAGGCCGCGCGGCCCTGCCTGAACGAGGACCAGGCCCGACTCCTGGCCTCCTACGCCGCGCGCCTGGAGCGCCACTACCACTGCCCCCAGGACATCGAGTGGGCTCTGAACACGGAGGGCGGGCTCGTGCTGCTCCAGGCCAGGCCCCTGCGGGCCGAGGCCGGAAGCGGGCCGCGTCCCACCACCGGGCCCGTGCCCGGCCGCGACATCCTCCTGGAGGGCGGCGACGCGGCCTGTCCGGGCATCGGCTCCGGCCCGGTCCGCCATGTCTGGCCGGACAGCGACCTGGCCACCTTCCCCGAGGGCGCGGTGCTCGTGGCCGAGCACTCCTCGCCCAAGTACGCCCTCATCCTCCAACGCATCCAGGCCGTGGTCACCAACGCGGGCAGCGTCACCGGCCACATGGCCTCCCTGGCCCGCGAATACGGCGTGCCCTCCCTGCTGAACACCCGCACGGCCACGGACATGCTCAAGGAGGGCGAGATCGTCACCGTGGACGCCTTCTCCGGCCGGGTCTACCGGGGCGAGGTGCCGGAGCTGCTCCGGCTGCGCCAGGACAAGGGCCGGTTCATGAAGGACACCCCTGTCTACGAGATCCTCCGCCGCCTGGGCGACCTGGTGACCCCGCTCAACCTCACGGACCCGCGCTCACCGGATTTCCGGCCCGAGGGCTGCCGCACCGTGCACGACCTCATGCGGCTCATCCACGAGCTGTCCTACGGCGAGATGTTCGCCATCAGCGACCTGGCCGCGGACCACGGCACCTTCGCGGTCAAGCTCGCGGCCGCCCTGCCCCTGGACCTCTATCTCATCGACCTGGGCGGCGGGCTGGCCGACGCCGGAGGCTGGACCCGGCGGGTGCGGCCGGACCAGGTGACCTCCGCGCCGTTCAAGGCCCTCCTGGCGGGCATGCTCCTGCCCGAGCTGCGCCACGCCGAACCCCGGCCCGTGGACATGAAGGGCTTCTTCTCGGTCATGAGCCAGCAGATGCTGACCAACCCCGAGGGAGCCGAACGCTTCGGGGACAAGAGCTACGCGCTCATCTCGGACAAGTATCTCAACTTCAGCTCCCGGGTGGGCTACCACTACAGCGTGCTGGACGCCTACTGCGGCCAGACCATGAACAAGAACTACGTCAGCTTCCAGTTCAAGGGCGGGGCCGCCGACGACGTGCGCAAGAACCGCCGGGTGCGGGCCATCGCCCGCATCCTGGAGGAGCACGACTTCAACGTGGAGGTGGCCGGGGACCGGGTGGTGGCGCGCTTCCAGAAGTACGACGCCGAGGCCACGGCCGCGCGCCTGGACATGCTCGGCCGCCTGCTCATCTTCACCCGCCAGATGGACATGCTCATGATCGACGAGGGAAGCGTGCGGCGCGTCTCGCAGTGCTTCCTGGACGAGGACTACCACTACGAGGGCAACGGGCCGTCCTGTTCCCGCCAGGGGCAGGGTTAG
- a CDS encoding CAP domain-containing protein: MSFRAAVLAAVLAVLATAAPSLAGGFEDELLERINAYRLERGLAALHRDSGLDRLALAHSRGMEAEGRLSHDGFDGRFARADSNHCVENVGLRLPDPTPERQFEGWRDSPGHDENLLDPDVRRAGLGRSGGYATFLGCR, from the coding sequence ATGAGCTTCCGGGCGGCCGTCCTCGCGGCCGTTCTGGCGGTCCTGGCGACGGCCGCGCCGTCCCTGGCCGGAGGCTTCGAGGACGAGCTCCTGGAGCGGATCAACGCCTACCGGCTGGAGCGCGGGCTGGCCGCGCTTCACCGCGACTCCGGCCTGGACCGCTTGGCCCTGGCCCACAGCCGGGGCATGGAGGCCGAGGGGCGGCTTTCCCATGACGGCTTCGACGGGCGTTTCGCCCGCGCGGACTCGAACCACTGCGTGGAGAACGTGGGCCTGCGCCTGCCGGACCCCACGCCGGAACGGCAGTTCGAGGGCTGGCGGGACTCGCCGGGCCACGACGAGAACCTGCTCGACCCGGACGTCCGGCGGGCGGGCCTGGGCCGGAGCGGCGGCTACGCGACCTTTCTCGGCTGCCGCTAA
- a CDS encoding glycosyltransferase family 9 protein yields MIPEPRAIGVWQTAFLGDAVLTLPLLAALRARFPEAAIHLFVRAGLEGLFAAQPELASAQGFAKRGSEKGLAAAWRFGRGLKSRDLDLWISAHTSARSALVAAASGIPRRIGYDAPWFNRLAYTETVSRRFHELEEVERLMALLAPLGIGPEAPEARLVLPEAALARARAIWETDLPEDDGPVLGVHPGSTWPTKCWPVGHFSRVLDLAASAGARILLLAGPGEEGVARAVLDGAGDLARRRTRNLAAALSLPELAAVIGRLTAYLTNDSGPMHLAWVQGVPLAAVFGPTTRSLGFFPRGAGSTVLERDLPCRPCGLHGHRLCPEGHHRCMTEIRPEEAWAALAPKLGLAG; encoded by the coding sequence ATGATCCCCGAACCGCGCGCCATCGGGGTCTGGCAGACCGCTTTTCTGGGCGACGCGGTGCTCACCCTGCCGCTGCTCGCCGCCCTGCGGGCCCGTTTTCCCGAGGCCGCCATTCATCTCTTCGTCCGGGCCGGCCTGGAGGGCCTGTTCGCGGCCCAGCCCGAACTGGCCTCGGCCCAGGGCTTCGCCAAGCGCGGCTCGGAAAAGGGTCTGGCCGCCGCCTGGCGCTTCGGACGCGGCCTGAAGTCCCGCGACCTCGACCTCTGGATTTCGGCCCACACCAGCGCCCGCAGCGCCCTGGTGGCCGCCGCCTCGGGCATTCCCCGGCGCATCGGCTACGACGCGCCCTGGTTCAACCGTCTGGCCTACACCGAGACCGTGAGCCGCCGCTTCCACGAGCTGGAGGAGGTCGAACGGCTCATGGCCCTGTTGGCCCCCCTGGGCATCGGCCCGGAGGCCCCGGAGGCCCGGCTGGTCCTGCCGGAGGCGGCCCTGGCGCGGGCCCGCGCGATCTGGGAGACGGACCTGCCCGAGGACGACGGCCCGGTGCTCGGCGTGCATCCCGGCTCCACCTGGCCCACCAAGTGCTGGCCCGTGGGGCATTTCAGCCGCGTGCTCGACCTGGCCGCCTCGGCCGGGGCGCGCATCCTGCTCCTGGCCGGACCGGGCGAGGAGGGCGTGGCCCGGGCCGTGCTGGACGGGGCCGGGGACCTGGCCCGGCGGCGCACGAGGAACCTCGCCGCCGCGCTTTCGCTGCCCGAGCTGGCCGCGGTCATCGGGCGGCTCACGGCCTACCTGACCAACGATTCCGGCCCCATGCACCTGGCCTGGGTCCAGGGCGTGCCCCTGGCGGCCGTCTTCGGGCCCACCACCCGCTCCCTGGGCTTCTTCCCGCGCGGCGCGGGCTCCACGGTGCTGGAGCGCGACCTGCCCTGCCGCCCCTGCGGCCTGCACGGCCACCGGCTCTGCCCCGAGGGGCACCACCGCTGCATGACCGAAATCCGGCCGGAAGAGGCCTGGGCCGCGCTGGCGCCCAAGCTGGGGCTGGCGGGATGA